Proteins co-encoded in one Dryobates pubescens isolate bDryPub1 chromosome 4, bDryPub1.pri, whole genome shotgun sequence genomic window:
- the ZFAND2A gene encoding AN1-type zinc finger protein 2A isoform X2: MEFPELGEHCSERTCKQLDFLPLRCDACGEVFCKDHIRYDNHKCSSAYKKNVQVPVCPLCNAPIPVQKGEIPDIVVGAHMDKDCKYNPSQQRQRIFTNKCLKPGCKRKEMMKVVCEQCGGNFCIKHRHPLDHNCKGSSHPTSKAGYAALMRASEAALKSAGAIGVPSNGSLQHNR; this comes from the exons ATGGAGTTCCCGGAGCTGGGCGAGCACTGCTCGGAGCGCACTTGCAAGCAGCTGG ATTTCCTTCCTCTGAGATGCGATGCTTGTGGGGAGGTCTTCTGTAAAGATCACATCCGTTACGATAACCACAAGTGTAGCTCTGCCTACAAAAAA AATGTGCAGGTTCCAGTGTGTCCTCTCTGTAATGCACCCATTCCAGTACAGAAAGGGGAAATACCAGATATTGTAGTAGGAGCCCACATGGATAAGGACTGCAAATACAATCCATcacagcaaaggcagagg ATCTTCACCAACAAATGCCTAAAGCCAGGCTGCAAAAGGAAAGAGATGATGAAGGTAGTTTGTGAACAGTGTGGTGGCAATTTCTGCATAAAACATCGACATCCTCTGGATCACAACTGTAAAGGGAGCAGCCATCCCACCTCCAAAGCAGG GTATGCAGCCCTGATGAGAGCCTCTGAAGCTGCCTTGAAGTCAGCGGGAGCAATTGGAGTGCCATCTAATGGGAGCCTTCAGCACAACAGGTAA
- the ZFAND2A gene encoding AN1-type zinc finger protein 2A isoform X1 has translation MEFPELGEHCSERTCKQLDFLPLRCDACGEVFCKDHIRYDNHKCSSAYKKNVQVPVCPLCNAPIPVQKGEIPDIVVGAHMDKDCKYNPSQQRQRIFTNKCLKPGCKRKEMMKVVCEQCGGNFCIKHRHPLDHNCKGSSHPTSKAGYAALMRASEAALKSAGAIGVPSNGSLQHNRSR, from the exons ATGGAGTTCCCGGAGCTGGGCGAGCACTGCTCGGAGCGCACTTGCAAGCAGCTGG ATTTCCTTCCTCTGAGATGCGATGCTTGTGGGGAGGTCTTCTGTAAAGATCACATCCGTTACGATAACCACAAGTGTAGCTCTGCCTACAAAAAA AATGTGCAGGTTCCAGTGTGTCCTCTCTGTAATGCACCCATTCCAGTACAGAAAGGGGAAATACCAGATATTGTAGTAGGAGCCCACATGGATAAGGACTGCAAATACAATCCATcacagcaaaggcagagg ATCTTCACCAACAAATGCCTAAAGCCAGGCTGCAAAAGGAAAGAGATGATGAAGGTAGTTTGTGAACAGTGTGGTGGCAATTTCTGCATAAAACATCGACATCCTCTGGATCACAACTGTAAAGGGAGCAGCCATCCCACCTCCAAAGCAGG GTATGCAGCCCTGATGAGAGCCTCTGAAGCTGCCTTGAAGTCAGCGGGAGCAATTGGAGTGCCATCTAATGGGAGCCTTCAGCACAACAG ATCCAGATAG
- the ZFAND2A gene encoding AN1-type zinc finger protein 2A isoform X3, giving the protein MEFPELGEHCSERTCKQLDFLPLRCDACGEVFCKDHIRYDNHKCSSAYKKNVQVPVCPLCNAPIPVQKGEIPDIVVGAHMDKDCKYNPSQQRQRIFTNKCLKPGCKRKEMMKVVCEQCGGNFCIKHRHPLDHNCKGSSHPTSKAG; this is encoded by the exons ATGGAGTTCCCGGAGCTGGGCGAGCACTGCTCGGAGCGCACTTGCAAGCAGCTGG ATTTCCTTCCTCTGAGATGCGATGCTTGTGGGGAGGTCTTCTGTAAAGATCACATCCGTTACGATAACCACAAGTGTAGCTCTGCCTACAAAAAA AATGTGCAGGTTCCAGTGTGTCCTCTCTGTAATGCACCCATTCCAGTACAGAAAGGGGAAATACCAGATATTGTAGTAGGAGCCCACATGGATAAGGACTGCAAATACAATCCATcacagcaaaggcagagg ATCTTCACCAACAAATGCCTAAAGCCAGGCTGCAAAAGGAAAGAGATGATGAAGGTAGTTTGTGAACAGTGTGGTGGCAATTTCTGCATAAAACATCGACATCCTCTGGATCACAACTGTAAAGGGAGCAGCCATCCCACCTCCAAAGCAGGGTAA